One genomic segment of Vulpes vulpes isolate BD-2025 chromosome 2, VulVul3, whole genome shotgun sequence includes these proteins:
- the ABCA2 gene encoding ATP-binding cassette sub-family A member 2 isoform X3: MGFLHQLQLLLWKNVTLKRRSPWVLAFEIFIPLVLFFILLGLRQKKPTISVKEAFYTAAPLTSAGILPVMQSLCPDGQRDEFGFLQYANSTVTQLLERLNRVVEEGNLFDPARPSLGSELEALRQHLEALRSGPDTWESRLDRPTASSFSLGSVARDPRELCRFLMQNLSLPNSTAQALLAAQVDLPEELLLAPALLEQLTCTRGSRELGRILTVSQGQQTALQGYRDAVCSGRATARAQRFSGLAAELQNQLDVAKIAQQLGLDTPNGSVPQQQPAPPQRLQALLEDLLDAQKVLQDVDILSALALLLPQGACTRRAPGPPASSPGRTANGTAAAVGTSSNSTVEEGAPSAAAPAPSDALQGQCSAFVQLWAGLQPILCGNNRTIEPEALRQGNMSSLGFTSKEQRNLGLLVHLMTSNPKILYAPAGSEADRVILKANETFAFVGNVTHYAQVWLNISAEIRSFLEQGKLQQHLRWLQQYVAELRLHPEALNLSLEELPPALRQDNFSLPNGSALLQQLDTIDNAACGWIQFMSKVSVDIFKGFPDEESIVNYTLNQAYQDNVTVFASVIFQTRKDGSLPPHVHYKIRQNSSFTEKTNEIRRAYWRPGPNTGGRFYFLYGFVWIQDMMERAIINTFVGHDVVEPGNYVQMFPYPCYTRDDFLFVIEHMMPLCMVISWVYSVAMTIQHIVAEKEHRLKEVMKTMGLNNAVHWVAWFITGFVQLSISVTALTAILKYGQVLMHSHVLIIWLFLAVYAVATIMFCFLVSVLYSKAKLASACGGIIYFLSYVPYMYVAIREEVAHDKITAFEKCIASLMSTTAFGLGSKYFALYEVAGVGIQWHTFSQSPVEGDDFNLLLAVTMLMIDAAVYGVLTWYIEAVHPGMYGLPRPWYFPLQKSYWLGSGRTEAWEWSWPWARAPRLSVMEEDQACAMESRRLEEMRGMEEEPTHLPLVVCVDKLTKVYKNDKKLALNRLSLNLYENQVVSFLGHNGAGKTTTMSILTGLFPPTSGSATIYGHDIRTEMDEIRKNLGMCPQHNVLFDRLTVEEHLWFYSRLKSMAQEEIRKEMDKMIEDLELSNKRHSLVQTLSGGMKRKLSVAIAFVGGSRAIILDEPTAGVDPYARRAIWDLILKYKPGRTILLSTHHMDEADLLGDRIAIISHGKLKCCGSPLFLKGAYGDGYRLTLVKRPAEPGDPQGLCRGCLGQPEALLPQDPFSKAKPGLPASPPGRTQLSSCSEPQVSQFIRKHVASCLLVSDTSTELSYILPSEAAKKGAFERLFQHLEQSLDTLHLSSFGLMDTTLEEVFLKVSEEDQSLENSEADVKESRKDALPGAEGPASPGEAPAGGLARCTELAQSQVSLQSTSSVGSARGDEGATYADVYGDYRPLFDNLQDPDNVSLQEAEAEALTRVGQGSRKLEGWWLKMRQFHGLLVKRFHCARRNSKALSSQILLPAFFVCVAMTVALSVPEIGDLPPLVLSPSQYHNYTQPRGNFIPYANEERQEYRLRLSPDASPQQLVSTFRLPSGVGATCVLKSPANGSLGPMLNLSSGESRLLAARFFDSMCLESFTQGLPLSNFVPPPPSPAPSDSPVSPEDDPLQAWNTSLPPTSGPDNWTSAPSLPRLVREPIRCTCSAQGTGFSCPGGVGGRPPQMRVVTGDILTDITGHNVSEYLLFTSDRFRLHRYGAITFGNIQKSIPVSFGARAPVMVRKIAVRRAAQVFYNNKGYHSMPTYLNSLNNAILRANLPKSKGNPAAYGITVTNHPMNKTSASLSLDYLLQGTDVVIAIFIIVAMSFVPASFVVFLVAEKSTKAKHLQFVSGCNPVIYWLANYVWDMLNYLVPATCCVIILFVFDLPAYTSPTNFPAVLSLFLLYGWSITPIMYPASFWFEVPSSAYVFLIVINLFIGITATVATFLLQLFEHDKDLKVVNSYLKSCFLIFPNYNLGHGLMEMAYNEYINEYYAKIGQFDKMKSPFEWDIVTRGLVAMTVEGFVGFFLTIMCQYNFLRQPQRMPVSTKPVEDDVDVASERQRVLRGDADNDMVKIENLTKVYKSRKIGRILAVDRLCLGVRPGECFGLLGVNGAGKTSTFKMLTGDESTTGGEAFVNGHSVLKELLQVQQSLGYCPQFDALFDELTAREHLQLYTRLRGIPWKDEARVVNWALEKLELSKYADKPAGTYSGGNKRKLSTAIALIGYPAFIFLDEPTTGMDPKARRFLWNLILDLIKTGRSVVLTSHSMEECEALCTRLAIMVNGRLRCLGSIQHLKNRFGDGYMITVRTKSSQNVKDVVRFFNRNFPEAVLKERHHTKVQYQLQSEHISLAQVFSKMEQVVGVLGIEDYSVSQTTLDNVFVNFAKKQSDNLEQQETEPPSALRSPLGRLLSLFRPRPAPTELRALVADEPEDLDTEDEGLISFEEERAQLSFNTDTLC, encoded by the exons ATGGGCTTCCTGCAccagctgcagctgctgctctGGAAGAACGTGACGCTGAAGCGCCGGAGCCCG TGGGTATTGGCCTTTGAGATCTTCATTCCTCTGGTCCTCTTCTTCATTCTGCTGGGGCTTCGGCAGAAGAAACCGACCATCTCTGTGAAGGAAG CCTTCTACACAGCAGCACCTCTCACCTCTGCTGGCATCCTGCCCGTCATGCAGTCTCTGTGTCCTGATGGCCAGAGAGACGAGTTTGGCTTCCTGCAGTACGCCAACTCCAC GGTCACTCAGCTGCTGGAGCGCCTCAACCGCGTGGTGGAGGAGGGCAACCTGTTCGACCCAGCACGACCCAGCCTGGGCTCGGAGCTCGAGGCCCTGCGCCAGCACCTGGAGGCCCTCCGCTCAGGCCCTGACACCTGGGAGAGCCGCTTGGACAGACCTACAG CGTCCTCCTTCTCTCTGGGCTCGGTGGCCAGGGATCCACGGGAGCTCTGTCGCTTCCTGATGCAGAACCTGTCACTACCTAACAGCACGGCCCAGGCTCTCCTGGCTGCCCAGGTGGATTTGCCCGAG gagctgCTGttggcccctgccctcctggagcaaCTCACATGTACACGGGGCTCTAGGGAGCTAGGCCGCATCCTCACGGTGTCCCAGGGTCAGCAGACAGCACTGCAGGGCTACCGGGATGCTGTCTGCAGTGGGCGGGCCACAGCCCGTGCCCAGCGCTTCTCTGGGCTGGCTGCTGAGCTCCAGAACCAGCTGGATGTGGCCAAGATTGCCCAGCAG CTGGGCCTGGACACCCCCAACGGCTCAGTTCCCCAGCAGCAGCCAGCACCACCACAGCGGCTGCAGGCACTGCTGGAGGATCTGCTGGATGCCCAGAAAGTTCTGCAGGATGTGGACATCCTCTCAGCTCTggccctgctgctgccccagGGCGCCTGCACTCGCCGTGCTCCAGGGCCCCCGGCCAGCAGTCCTGGAAGGACAGCCAATGGCACTGCGGCTGCGGTGGGCACGAGCTCCAACTCCACAGTGGAGGAGGGTGCCCCATCCGCCGCGGCTCCAGCCCCCTCCGATGCACTGCAGGGACAGTGCTCCGCCTTTGTGCAGCTCTGGGCTGGCCTGCAGCCCATCCTGTGTGGCAACAACCG CACCATCGAGCCCGAGGCACTGCGGCAGGGCAACATGAGCTCCCTGGGCTTCACAAGCAAGGAGCAGCGGAACTTGGGCCTTCTTGTGCACCTCATGACCAGCAATCCCAAGATCCTGTATGCACCAGCGGGCTCTGAGGCCGACCGCGTCATCCTCAAG GCCAACGAGACCTTTGCCTTTGTAGGCAACGTGACCCACTATGCGCAAGTGTGGCTCAACATCTCTGCAGAGATCCGCAGCTTCCTGGAGCAGGGCAAGCTGCAGCAGCACCTGCGCTGGCTACAGcag TATGTGGCAGAGCTGCGGTTGCACCCCGAAGCCCTGAACCTATCCCTAGAGGAACTGCCGCCCGCCCTGCGCCAGGACAACTTCTCTCTGCCCAACGGCTCGGCACTCCTGCAGCAGCTGGACACGATTGACAACGCGGCCTGTGGCTGGATCCAGTTCATGTCCAAG GTGAGTGTGGACATCTTCAAGGGTTTTCCTGATGAGGAGAGCATCGTCAACTATACCCTCAACCAGGCCTACCAGGACAATGTCACCGTGTTTGCCA GTGTGATCTTCCAGACCCGCAAGGATGGCTCCCTGCCACCCCACGTGCACTACAAGATCCGCCAGAACTCCAGCTTCACGGAGAAAACCAATGAGATCCGCCGGGCCTACTGGCGCCCAGGGCCCAACACCGGCGGCCGCTTCTACTTCCTGTATGGCTTCGTCTGGATCCAGG ACATGATGGAGCGAGCCATCATCAACACCTTCGTGGGCCACGATGTGGTGGAGCCTGGGAACTACGTGCAGATGTTTCCCTACCCCTGCTACACGCGAGACGA CTTCCTGTTTGTCATCGAGCACATGATGCCGCTCTGCATGGTGATTTCCTGGGTCTACTCCGTGGCCATGACTATCCAGCACATTGTAGCAGAGAAGGAACACCGGCTGAAGGAG GTGATGAAGACGATGGGCCTGAACAACGCAGTACACTGGGTGGCCTGGTTCATCACTGGCTTTGTGCAGCTCTCCATCTCTGTGACGGCACTCACGGCCATCCTCAAGTATGGCCAGGTGCTCATGCACAGCCACGTGCTCATCATCTGGCTCTTCCTGGCCGTCTATGCCGTGGCCACCATCATGTTTTG CTTCCTGGTGTCTGTGCTGTACTCCAAGGCCAAGCTGGCCTCCGCCTGCGGCGGCATCATCTACTTCCTGAGCTACGTGCCCTACATGTATGTGGCGATCCGTGAGGAGGTGGCCCACGACAAGATCACTGCCTTTGAGAAGTGCATTGCG TCCCTGATGTCCACAACAGCCTTCGGCCTGGGCTCCAAGTACTTTGCCCTGTACGAGGTGGCAGGTGTGGGCATCCAGTGGCACACGTTCAGCCAGTCACCTGTGGAAGGTGATGACTTCAACCTGCTCCTGGCGGTCACTATGCTGATGATAGATGCAGCCGTCTATGGCGTGCTCACGTGGTACATAGAGGCTGTGCACCCAG GCATGTATGGGCTACCCCGGCCCTGGTACTTCCCACTGCAGAAGTCCTACTGGCTGGGCAGTGGGCGTACGGAAGCCTGGGAGTGGAGCTGGCCATGGGCTCGTGCCCCCCGTCTCAGCGTCATGGAGGAAGACCAGGCCTGTGCTATGGAGAGCCGGCGCTTGG AGGAGATGCGGGGAATGGAGGAGGAACCCACTCACCTGCCACTGGTAGTCTGCGTGGACAAGCTCACCAAGGTCTACAAGAATGACAAGAAGTTGGCTTTAAACAGGCTGAGCCTGAACCTATATGAGAACCAGGTGGTGTCATTCCTGGGACACAATGGGGCTGGCAAGACCACTACCAT GTCCATCCTCACTGGCTTGTTCCCGCCAACCTCGGGGTCGGCCACCATCTACGGACACGACATCCGCACGGAGATGGACGAGATCCGCAAGAATCTGGGCATGTGTCCACAGCACAACGTGCTCTTTGACCGGCTCACGGTGGAGGAGCACCTCTGGTTCTACTCGAGGCTCAAGAGCATGGCCCAGGAGGAGATCCGCAAAGAGATGGACaa GATGATTGAAGACCTAGAGCTCTCCAACAAGCGGCACTCACTGGTGCAGACGCTGTCAGGTGGCATGAAGCGCAAGCTGTCTGTGGCCATTGCCTTCGTGGGCGGCTCCCGTGCCATCATCCTGGATGAGCCCACTGCTGGCGTGGACCCTTATGCACGCCGAGCCATCTGGGACCTCATCCTGAAGTATAAGCCAG GCCGCACCATCCTGCTGTCCACCCACCACATGGACGAGGCTGACCTGCTCGGGGATCGTATTGCCATCATCTCCCATGGGAAGCTCAAGTGCTGTGGTTCCCCGCTCTTCCTCAAGGGCGCCTATGGGGATGGCTACCGTCTCACTCTGGTCAAGCGGCCTGCTGAGCCTGGGGACCCCCAAGGTCTGTGTAGAGGCTGCCTGGGCCAACCTGAGGCCCTCCTACCCCAGGACCCCTTTTCCAAGGCCA AGCCAGGGCTGCCAGCAAGCCCCCCAGGTCGTACCCAGCTGAGCAGCTGCTCAGAGCCCCAGGTCTCCCAGTTCATCCGCAAGCACGTGGCCTCCTGCCTGCTGGTGTCTGATACGAGCACAGAGCTCTCCTACATCTTGCCGAGCGAGGCTGCCAAGAAGGGGGCCTTTGAGCGTCTCTTCCAG CATCTGGAGCAGAGTCTGGACACACTGCACTTGAGCAGCTTCGGGCTGATGGACACCACGCTGGAGGAGGTGTTCCTCAAGGTGTCGGAGGAGGACCAGTCTCTGGAGAACAGTGAGGCGG ATGTGAAGGAGTCCAGGAAGGATGCCCTACCAGGGGCGGAGGGCCCGGCATCACCAGGGGAGGCGCCTGCTGGTGGCCTGGCCCGGTGCACAGAGCTGGCACAGTCACAGGTGTCGCTGCAGTCCACATCCTCCGTGGGCTCTGCACGCGGTGACGAGGGAGCCACCTACGCAGATGTCTATGGCGACTACCGCCCCCTCTTTGACAACCTGCAGGACCCCGACAACGTCAGCCTGCAAG AAGCTGAGGCGGAGGCCCTCACGAGGGTTGGCCAGGGCAGCCGCAAACTGGAGGGCTGGTGGTTGAAGATGCGCCAGTTCCACGGGCTCTTGGTGAAACGCTTCCACTGCGCCCGCCGCAACTCAAAGGCGCTCTCCTCCCAGATCCTGCTCCCTGCCTTCTTCGTCTGCGTGGCCATGACCGTGGCCCTCTCCGTCCCTGAGATTG GTGACCTGCCCCCACTGGTCCTGTCACCTTCGCAATACCACAACTATACCCAGCCCCGTGGCAACTTCATCCCCTATGCCAATGAGGAGCGCCAGGAGTACCG GTTGCGACTGTCGCCTGATGCCAGCCCCCAGCAGCTTGTAAGCACGTTCCGGCTGCCATCGGGTGTGGGCGCCACCTGTGTGCTCAAGTCTCCAGCCAATGGCTCACTGGGGCCCATGCTGAACTTGAGCAGTGGCGAGTCCCGCCTGCTGGCTGCCAGGTTCTTTGACAGCATGTGCCTGGAGTCCTTCACACAGGGGCTGCCTTTGTCCAACTTCGTGCCACCCCCGCCCTCGCCTGCTCCGTCTGACTCCCCCGTGTCTCCAGAGGACGACCCACTGCAGGCCTGGAATacttctctgccccccacctctgggCCAG ACAACTGGACGTCGGCACCCTCCTTGCCGCGCCTGGTGCGGGAGCCCATTCGCTGCACCTGCTCTGCACAGGGCACTGGCTTCTCCTGCCCAGGGGGTGTGGGTGGGCGCCCACCCCAAATGCGGGTGGTCACCGGCGACATCCTGACTGACATCACGGGCCACAACGTCTCTGAGTACTTGCTCTTCACCTCTGACCGCTTCCGGCTGCACCG GTATGGGGCCATCACCTTTGGCAACATCCAGAAGTCCATTCCAGTGTCATTTGGTGCCCGGGCCCCAGTCATGGTGCGGAAGATCGCGGTgcgcagggcagcccag GTTTTCTACAACAACAAGGGTTACCACAGCATGCCCACCTACCTCAACAGTCTCAACAATGCCATCCTGCGCGCCAACCTGCCCAAGAGCAAGGGCAACCCGGCAGCCTATG GCATCACTGTCACCAACCACCCCATGAACAAGACGAGTGCCAGCCTCTCCCTGGATTACCT gctGCAGGGCACAGACGTGGTCATTGCCATCTTCATCATCGTGGCCATGTCCTTCGTGCCAGCCAGCTTCGTCGTCTTCCTGGTAGCTGAGAAGTCCACCAAGGCGAAGCACCTGCAGTTTGTCAGCGGCTGTAACCCTGTCATCTACTGGCTCGCCAACTACGTGTGGGACATG CTTAACTATCTGGTCCCAGCCACCTGCTGTGTCATCATCCTGTTTGTGTTCGACCTGCCGGCCTACACTTCACCCACCAACTTCCCagccgtgctctctctcttcctgctctaTGG GTGGTCTATCACCCCCATCATGTACCCGGCCTCCTTCTGGTTTGAGGTCCCCAGCTCTGCATATGTGTTTCTCATTGTCATCAACCTCTTCATCGGCATCACAGCCACAGTGGCCACCTTCCTGCTGCAGCTCTTTGAGCACGACAAG GACTTGAAGGTCGTCAATAGTTACCTGAAAAGCTGCTTCCTCATCTTCCCCAACTACAACCTGGGCCACGGGCTCATGGAGATGGCTTACAACGAGTACATCAATGAGTACTACGCCAAGATTG GCCAGTTTGACAAGATGAAGTCCCCGTTCGAGTGGGATATTGTCACCAGGGGGCTGGTGGCCATGACGGTCGAAGGCTTCGTGGGCTTCTTCCTCACCATCATGTGCCAGTACAACTTCCTGCGGCAGCCACA GCGGATGCCAGTTTCTACCAAGCCTGTGGAGGATGATGTGGATGTGGCTAGTGAGCGGCAGCGAGTGCTGCGGGGGGATGCTGACAATGACATGGTCAAGATCGAGAACCTGACCAAG gTGTACAAGTCCCGGAAGATCGGCCGCATCCTGGCGGTGGACCGCCTGTGCCTGGGCGTGCGACCCGGCGAGTGCTTTGGCCTCCTGGGCGTGAACGGCGCGGGCAAGACCAGCACCTTCAAGATGCTGACGGGTGACGAGAGCACAACCGGGGGCGAGGCCTTCGTCAACGGGCACAG TGTGCTCAAGGAGCTGCTCCAGGTGCAGCAGAGTCTGGGGTACTGCCCGCAGTTCGATGCCCTGTTCGACGAGCTCACAGCCCGGGAGCACCTGCAGCTGTACACGCGGCTCCGCGGCATCCCCTGGAAGGACGAGGCCCGG GTGGTCAATTGGGCGCTGGAGAAGCTGGAGCTGAGCAAGTACGCGGACAAGCCAGCGGGCACCTACAGTGGAGGCAACAAGCGGAAGCTGTCCACAGCCATTGCCCTCATCGGCTACCCGGCCTTCATCTTCCTG GACGAGCCCACCACAGGCATGGACCCCAAGGCCCGGCGCTTCCTCTGGAATCTCATTCTCGACCTCATCAAGACGGGGCGCTCTGTGGTGCTGACGTCACACAG CATGGAGGAGTGTGAGGCGCTGTGCACTCGGCTGGCCATCATGGTGAACGGGCGCCTGCGTTGTCTGGGCAGCATCCAGCACCTGAAGAACCG GTTTGGAGACGGCTACATGATCACGGTGAGGACCAAGAGTAGCCAGAATGTGAAGGATGTGGTGCGGTTCTTCAACCGGAACTTTCCAGAGGCCGTGCTCAAG GAGCGTCACCACACGAAGGTGCAGTACCAGCTCCAGTCAGAGCATATCTCGCTGGCTCAGGTGTTCAGCAAGATGGAGCAGGTGGTAGGCGTGCTGGGCATCGAAGACTACTCGGTCAGCCAGACCACCCTGGACAAT GTGTTTGTGAACTTTGCCAAGAAGCAGAGCGACAACCTGGAGCAGCAGGAGACAGAGCCGCCCTCGGCCCTGCGGTCCCCCCTGGGCCGCCTGCTCAGCCTCTTCCGGCCCCGGCCTGCCCCCACAGAGTTAAGGGCACTCGTGGCCGATGAGCCTGAGGACCTGGACACAGAAGACGAGGGTCTCATTAGCTTCGAGGAGGAGCGG GCCCAGCTCTCCTTCAACACAGACACGCTCTGCTGA